A stretch of Ranitomeya variabilis isolate aRanVar5 chromosome 3, aRanVar5.hap1, whole genome shotgun sequence DNA encodes these proteins:
- the LOC143816015 gene encoding glutathione S-transferase 3, mitochondrial-like, which yields MTASSIQDILPHDFGYVILTFIYSYVVIMYLGVNVGKARKKYGIKYPQMYSDKENVFNCIQRAHQNTLELYPAWLIFQLIAGLAFPLCASVLGAVWVTSRVSYAHGYYTGDPEKRLRGGYGYIGLFGGVLLSLAAALQLLNVI from the exons ATGACCGCCAGCAGCATACAAGACATCCTGCCACATGATTTTGGCTATGTGATCCTCACCTTTATCTACAGCTATGTTGTAATTATGTACCTTGGGGTAAACGTTGGAAAAGCAAGGAAGAAGTATGGCATCAAG TATCCACAGATGTATTCCGACAAAGAGAATGTTTTCAATTGTATCCAGAGAGCACATCAGAACACATTGGAACTGTATCCAGCTTGGCTAATCTTCCAGCTCATTGCCGGCCTTGCCTTTCCA CTTTGCGCATCCGTTCTTGGCGCAGTGTGGGTGACCAGCCGTGTGTCATATGCTCATGGATACTACACTGGAG ACCCCGAGAAGAGACTGAGAGGAGGCTATGGCTACATTGGGCTTTTTGGTGGTGTCCTCCTGTCGCTGGCCGCTGCCCTGCAGCTTCTTAATGTGATTTAA